A segment of the candidate division TA06 bacterium genome:
GGGGTCAGATGAATTTGCGTGTGATTTTGCTGTTCGCTGTAAGTTCGGTCTTTTTTGCCATTCAAGTGTTTTCCACCCCGTATTGGGATGAACACGATTTCGAGAGGTTTCAAGCCCAAAGGTTCTTCCCTTATGAGGTTCACGAGACACCTGAGGGCCCTTCTCTCAGCTATTCCTATCCATACCAGCTCGCCGAGATAGCCAGGTTTCTCTCTGTCTGGCAGGTCTCTGACTCTGCCTCCCCGGACTACGGAGGGATGAGGGAAGGGGAACACCCCGAAGTGCAGAATATCATAGAAACCGACAACACCCAGGAGTCGATCTGGATATGGTGTAGATACGCTCAGCTCACGGGCGATACGACTACATACAGACCGAACACAGATGCTGCCTGGACCTATGTTTCTCGCTATCCCGCGTACAATGAGGAGGGTACCCAGTCGCCATATTACAGGATACACAACTGCGGGTGGGCGCTGGTCGCGTACCAGATATATGAGGAGGTTTACGGCGATACCTCCAGGGTGATATATGCGGACTCCTGCGCAGACTACATCGTCACCAGAAAGGACTCCTTGCCCTTCGATGACTTCAATTTCTACGGGAGGCTCCATCCCCTTGTTGCTGGTTGGGGAGCAGGGACCCTGTATGAATATGGTCTCTCTGGAGGAAGACAGGACTATGTGGATACAGCGCTTGTCCTGGGAGCCAGGGTTGCAGACTGGGTCGATTCCAACTCTGCGAAACGCCTTTCTGATGAAGTCTGGGCCATGTCTTCAGGGACGGCGATGTGGGGCGTTGTCAATTCTGTGGTCGTAGATGATCCGCCCGGCTGGTCTGCCTGGCTGACAGATTTTGCGGAATCTCTACAGGTATATGAAGAAGCCTCCTCATGGAATGACTGGAACAACTCCTGGAACATCTGGTATGCCAACGCCTTCAATTCAATAGGGAGGGCTCTGACTGACTCCAGGTACGCTGACTATCACAGGATGCTGACTGATACCCTGCTCATTCAGGATACGGACGAGGACGGAGGTATTCCCGCCAATTCCATGCATACGGATACGATGGACCAGTCCTGGGTTAGTTGTTATCTTGGGATGATGGGCATAGAGGGGCTGATTGATTCCCTACCTGCGCATGATGTAGGCCCTCTTGCCTTTCTCTCACCACATGAGGCGGTGCTCATTCCAGTCGGGGATTCTGTGCCTGTTGCCGTCACTGCTGTCAACTATGGACTCTCGTCAGAGAGTGGTGTCCCAATTGAGGTTGCCGGTGACTTCTCTGCTGCCACTACTGTCGACCTTACGGTCGCCTCAAGTGACACGGCTCTCTTCCCTGGATTCTGGGTT
Coding sequences within it:
- a CDS encoding carboxypeptidase regulatory-like domain-containing protein, producing MNLRVILLFAVSSVFFAIQVFSTPYWDEHDFERFQAQRFFPYEVHETPEGPSLSYSYPYQLAEIARFLSVWQVSDSASPDYGGMREGEHPEVQNIIETDNTQESIWIWCRYAQLTGDTTTYRPNTDAAWTYVSRYPAYNEEGTQSPYYRIHNCGWALVAYQIYEEVYGDTSRVIYADSCADYIVTRKDSLPFDDFNFYGRLHPLVAGWGAGTLYEYGLSGGRQDYVDTALVLGARVADWVDSNSAKRLSDEVWAMSSGTAMWGVVNSVVVDDPPGWSAWLTDFAESLQVYEEASSWNDWNNSWNIWYANAFNSIGRALTDSRYADYHRMLTDTLLIQDTDEDGGIPANSMHTDTMDQSWVSCYLGMMGIEGLIDSLPAHDVGPLAFLSPHEAVLIPVGDSVPVAVTAVNYGLSSESGVPIEVAGDFSAATTVDLTVASSDTALFPGFWVPLVDSVYELVAYTSLLLDEDHSNDTLRASIIVLPVVIVSGSVKDSLSGNGIDAWLYFHRMGPPADTLWDSTSTDISGDFSVSLVTGTYDIQISPTIPYPETTVVGIDVVKDSTVTVDVKLTPASLLIMDDDEGKNYESYYTSSLDSIGVNYILWDVSSEGVFPISIMSLFGSPIR